A region from the Fusarium musae strain F31 chromosome 1, whole genome shotgun sequence genome encodes:
- a CDS encoding hypothetical protein (EggNog:ENOG41) — MKASNCGKLNSYRWLYNGFARVLEPNITVHLDVGTKLGKQALFKLWKEFDLEPRLAAACGEISCSLGGNWLSILNPIVAAQNFEYKVGFLLDRTFESATGFLSLLPGACSAYRYVGSAGKPLEDMLLGDPTWIQGHNERLSLSPVNLLSPVNLNRHLADDRVICFRIISKPNTHWLLKYVPVTATTDIPMTTTDFINQRRRWLNGAFFSTIYVLKRCGHLWRSDHTRMRKLAFFIPLLHSVLALVLAWFSLAAFLLTTFTINSISGDPPKDAPTGGFPFGKATPIVNAVIQIVYLATVLFQFILALGSRPRNHRISYIISFAIFGLIQAYLIMNLIYLVKRVADYKADDTGSSNYAYIGEFYADIGQSTIIVAGFSVFGVYILSALLALDPWHLLTSFAQFLFISSSYVNILNIYAFSNTHDVSWGRKGRHQDTEEGQRQEGPRPATIERRFTFSDQDPNIRSAATQRDETPQARNREYQEALARATAEDETVSHERKRPQVLAVADAMMEFRTILLASYIFSNVFVCLIVLNDSLKILWWLGDSYWHKSNRPAHKQFVR, encoded by the exons ATGAAGGCTTCAAACTGTGGCAAGCTCAACTCGTACCGGTGGCTTTACAACGGATTCGCTAGGGTCCTGGAACCCAACATCACAGTCCATCTCGACGTAGGTACGAAACTGGGAAAGCAGGCGCTTTTCAAGCTCTGGAAGGAATTTGATCTTGAGCCTAGGCTTGCGGCAGCTTGTGGAGAGATCTCCTGCTCCTTGGGTGGAAACTGGCTGAGCATTCTCAATCCGATTGTCGCAGCACAGAACTTTGAGTACAAGGTTGGTTTCCTGCTCGATCGGACGTTTGAGTCTGCAACGGGCTTTCTGTCGCTACTGCCAGGAGCATGCTCAGCCTATAG ATACGTTGGCAGTGCTGGTAAACCACTTGAAGATATGCTTCTCGGCGACCCAACGTGGATCCAAGGCCATAATGAGCGCCTATCCCTATCCCCTGTCAACCTCCTGTCCCCTGTCAACCTCAATCGCCATCTTGCAGACGATAGAGTGATTTGCTTCAGGATAATTAGCAAACCAAACACTCACTGGCTGTTGAAATATGTCCCAGTCACCGCCACTACCGACATTCCCATGACGACAAccgacttcatcaaccaaaGGCGAAGATGGCTCAATGGGGCTTTCTTCTCGACTATTTACGTCTTGAAGAGATGTGGACATCTGTGGAGGTCTGATCACACACGAATGCGCAAGCTGGCCTTTTTCATACCTCTCCTTCATAGTGTTCTGGCTCTTGTCTTGGCTTGGTTCTCACTCGCGGCTTTTCTACTCACGACATTCACGATCAACAGCATCTCTGGAGACCCTCCGAAGGATGCACCAACTGGTGGATTCCCTTTTGGAAAAGCAACACCAATTGTCAACGCTGTCATTCAGATAGTGTACTTGGCGACTGTCTTGTTCCAGTTTATACTCGCCCTTGGAAGTCGTCCAAGGAATCATCGGATCAGCTATATCATCTCATTCGCTATTTTTGGACTCATTCAGGCGTATCTAATCATGAACTTGATCTATCTGGTTAAACGGGTCGCAGACTACAAGGCCGACGATACTGGGTCGAGTAACTACGCCTATATAGGGGAGTTTTATGCCGACATTGGCCAAAGCACCATCATCGTTGCTGGGTTCTCCGTTTTCGGCGTCTATATCCTCAGCGCTCTTCTGGCACTTGACCCATGGCATCTCCTCACCTCTTTTGCTCAGTTCCTCTTTATATCATCCTCTTATGTCAACATTCTCAATATTTACGCTTTCAGCAACACACATGATGTCAGCTGGGGGAGGAAAGGTCGACATCAAGATACCGAAGAGGGCCAGAGACAAGAAGGGCCAAGGCCAGCGACCATCGAGAGGCGATTCACATTTTCCGACCAAGATCCAAACATTCGATCCGCAGCGACCCAGCGCGATGAAACTCCACAAGCGAGAAACAGGGAGTACCAAGAGGCACTGGCTCGAGCGActgctgaagatgagacaGTGAGCCATGAGAGGAAGCGCCCCCAGGTCCTCGCAGTAGCAGACGCCATGATGGAGTTTCGCACGATTCTACTCGCGTCATACATTTTCTCAAATGTCTTCGTTTGTCTTATTGTCTTGAACGATAGCCTCAAAATCTTGTGGTGGCTTGGAGATTCATATTGGCATAAA TCAAACCGCCCCGCACATAAGCAGTTCGTTCGGTGA
- a CDS encoding hypothetical protein (EggNog:ENOG41), translated as MSMSYRAPLFSQVPTYAEDPEHELHPFARYRPASSPLGHDPDAQVHVPIPSDLADAALDPDSMTGWDFFEMALLTCRFPRLALVEVFINAHVS; from the exons ATGTCAATGTCATATCGGGCACCTCTATTCTCGCAGGTTCCCACCTACGCTGAAGATCCTGAACATG AACTGCACCCCTTCGCAAGATATCGCCCCGCATCGTCTCCCCTTGGCCATGACCCGGATGCTCAAGTCCACGTGCCGATTCCTTCAGACCTTGCAGATGCCGCGCTCGACCCCGACTCAATGACAGGATGGGATTTCTTTGAGATGGCACTTTTAACCTGTAGGTTCCCTCGCCTCGCACTAGTCGAAGTCTTCATTAACGCGCACGTTTCATAG
- a CDS encoding hypothetical protein (EggNog:ENOG41), producing MLVDNFGSMESHKPKAMRTARVISYVAKIADYNGMEVFAASETTKRPVICNSSGKVEKVIKKMETVKGRCNMHKCLYDILNRVLMPGQFKPTSIYIYTDGVWEPGDDQVKLLISRAIDFIDRHEYKSSALMFQFIRFGNDPTGTERLNYLANQCKRQTTVDLYDIVDAKDCDEHVPDIVIGSISRWGNNRLR from the exons ATGCTCGTGGACAACTTTGGTTCTATGGAAAGCCATAAACCCAAGGCTATGAGGACGGCCAGGGTCATTAGCTACGTGGCGAAGATAGCTGATTACAACGGCATGGAAGTTTTTGCTGCATCAGAAACTACCAAAAGGCCGGTGATCTGCAACAGCTCCggcaaggtcgagaaggtcatcaagaagatggagactgTGAAAGGGAGATGCAACATGCACAAATGCCTCTACGACATTCTCAACCGAGTCCTGATGCCTGGGCAGTTCAAGCCAACCAGTATTTACATTTATACTGATGGAGTCTGGGAGCCAGGTGATGATCAGGTTAAGCTTTTGATCAGTCGCGCAATTGACTTCATTGATCGTCATGAATACAAATCCTCAGCACTGATGTTCCAGTTCATCAGATTCGGCAATGATCCTACAGGGACAGAGAGACTGAATTATCTCGCTAACCAGTGCAAGCGACAGACTACAGTGGATCTTTA TGACATTGTTGATGCCAAGGACTGCGACGAGCATGTTCCGGATATTGTTATTGGAAGCATTTCGAGGTGGGGTAACAACAGACTTAGATAG
- a CDS encoding hypothetical protein (EggNog:ENOG41): MAVILEKGVIPPNALLQKTNTALKADSYNITVPTKSIKWPTEGLRRVSLNSFGFGGSNSHVIIDDALHYLKDRSLSGVHNTSLTPRPVTNGSGVTINGNGAAQTNGTNETNGVANGHPDVELPKLLVWTAADEKAAKRTIEAYHSFYKEKVWGNHKKLDYLASTLGTRRSNMLWRVSTVVDGLTAQALSNSKPIRSSEDLGLAFVFTGQGAQYINMGLGLEQYPVYRETLENINEIYSSFGCSWSLFSK, translated from the exons ATGGCAGTGATCCTCGAGAAAGGAGTCATCCCTCCTAACGCGCTTCTTCAGAAGACTAATACAGCACTTAAAGCAGACTCATACAACATTACG GTACCAACGAAAAGCATCAAGTGGCCTACCGAAGGCCTTCGCCGAGTATCTCTCAACTCTTTCGGGTTCGGCGGTTCAAACTCGCATGTTATTATTGACGATGCACTTCACTACTTAAAGGATCGAAGTCTGAGTGGTGTCCATAACACGAGCCTCACCCCAAGGCCTGTAACAAACGGTTCAGGTGTCACCATCAATGGAAATGGCGCGGCTCAAACCAATGGCACCAACGAGACTAACGGCGTAGCAAATGGCCATCCGGATGTCGAGCTGCCCAAGCTTCTCGTATGGACCGCTGCCGACGAAAAGGCAGCCAAGCGCACTATCGAAGCTTACCACAGTTTTTACAAAGAGAAGGTATGGGGAAATCATAAGAAGCTCGACTATTTGGCATCTACTCTCGGTACACGCCGTAGTAACATGCTTTGGAGAGTTTCTACTGTGGTTGACGGATTGACAGCGCAAGCACTGTCGAATTCGAAGCCAATTCGAAGCTCAGAGGACCTTGGCCTGGCTTTTGTGTTCACCGGTCAAGGCGCGCAATACATCAACATGGGCTTGGGTCTGGAGCAATATCCTGTTTACAGGGAGACCCTGGAGAACATCAACGAGATCTACTCCAGCTTCGGGTGCTCTTGGAGCTTATTTAGtaagtaa
- a CDS encoding hypothetical protein (EggNog:ENOG41) — protein MVNKYTIVINNRSGIYQNYTLFTEKPEVTGISNSSIWTNVYQASDVIFDSADAQFEMLENYHAIVGKWKGGPKEGARVGIGQTKKVNLGSLSDDGSLNPGTTLNMVSVDGGWAPSFDRSQPPQSAFINAFEIDTGNDFTVETAIQNNFFVGVAGSPNDSSSSPIATFRPEPGNRYQIKPSNVFYISFGQRLQVGQLVDVAKIRNPLRIDFANSGPNIIINHTPTGELIIAK, from the exons ATGGTCAACAAGTACACaatcgtcatcaacaacagatcGGGCATTTATCAAAACTACACCCTCTTCACAGAGAAGCCGGAGGTCACTGGCATCTCCAACTCTAGCATTTGGACAAACGTGTACCAAGCTTCTGACGTCATATTCGATTCTGCCGACGCTCAGTttgagatgttggagaaCTACCACGCTATAGTCGGCAAGTGGAAGGGCGGCCCCAAGGAGGGAGCTAGAGTTGGGATCGGGCAGACGAAGAAAGTGAACCTTGGCTCACTGTCCGATGATGGCAGTCTGAACCCCGGAACGACTCTGAACATGGTGAGTGTTGATGGTGGGTGGGCCCCTTCGTTTGATAGATCGCAGCCACCGCAGTCTGCGTTCATCAACGCCTTCGAGATCGATACGGGCAATGACTTCACCGTTGAAACGGCCATTCAGA ATAACTTCTTCGTCGGCGTGGCTGGCTCCCCCAATGACTCTAGCAGTTCTCCCATCGCCACTTTCAGACCTGAGCCCGGCAATCGGTACCAGATCAAACCATCTAACGTCTTCTACATCTCCTTTGGTCAGCGCTTGCAAGTCGGTCAGCTAGTGGATGTCGCCAAAATAAGGAATCCACTGCGCATTGACTTTGCCAACAGCGgacccaacatcatcatcaaccacacGCCAACTGGCGAACTTATTATTGCCAAGTAA
- a CDS encoding hypothetical protein (EggNog:ENOG41): MPQYSQPLATAIQIALVDLLASFSITPKVVIGHSSGEIAAAYASGGLSLESACRVSYFRGLLAGRLREANTSSPGAMLSINLAPHHVPDYLDKTRITTVNVACINSPLNVTLSGPEDAIDKAKSQADQDGIFAQKLKTEVAYHSQSMKAIASEYLAALGGLTKRKDGASIPMVSSVTGKSISPETLSTGQYWVDNMLSSVRFAEVVHVIANKTSARKLGLGNITDLVEIGPHPALRRPVKDTIDELASAAKGVRYTFVLHRSHPAPQTTLDLAGQLFCQGYPVSVSAVNQQSTKEKFLVDCPKYPFDRSQRYWAESRLSRDFRLREAVKGELLGARVSDWNPLEPRWRNFWSIDSSPWTRDHKISETILFPASGMLLMAIEAAQEMVASDRAVFGYNIEKAEFLNPIIVRETWEDRLETQVRLRVVDKQQKTKYDVSIFTYSRNEWVDCLTASISVEYQDTDRNGERRVNHEHIRCQYQSVAQTCTSPIDSRVFYHDAAAVGLQYGDWFQLMRNIKWDGKTSAVASVDLSQSKFNIKSLVHPAVLDQAFQVLRASSGQQPATNVPVRLENAWFSSKVWTTPSVQWISEATPTVHGYGEQGKVVALSEDGEVLCYIGRALTSAVSGGMTQKEKKLVYSIEWKPQFSMLDSARLTRLCAANAVPKDDSAVLENHSKLCHTLEIVAARVLKHIDNSKIPAELQRHVEWMEHHVSKLSADHQDEATKISDEELESRLAEVDSVLPAWKLYTTCARKLPEILTGELDPLQVVFESDQADIFYSDLFRNLCADGQLNYLLDLASHENPALRVLEVGAGTGGMTGHVISALQEREKRTGGLAFSEYTYSDISPAFFEAASQRWPDLKAQDRITFKTLDLDRSIDSQGFEPGSYDLVIAASVLHATPYLEATIRNVRNALKPGGRLILLEVIDPDDIATNFMAGLVPGWWVAREEWRPHSAAVPEHLWDKCLKDNGFSGNDLVIRDYQDNQCHIMSVIVTTASEIEQKVDEMVDKGRLVMLIGNEASTKERELANQVRERVDTKLGRHVTVVPFVVGTFQKELSNLTSDDLVICLAEAGDKPLLSALSGEQFRCLQFLTSKVSNLLWVTSPNNRSTECPDYSVAQGFFRSIRAEQPDTHIVTLAIDGEMAQASQAGFISEVYKAAFDTRMPSKEVEYIVRDGVITTGRAIRDMETDTALRSLVSKHLQQKSWGEGPALKLGIRQPGSLDSLQFVEDQSHAEELGPRDVEIEALAWGLTSRDLDISLGHPDKRTEEFGGDCVGVITRIGKKCSNTIRVGDRVAMVSPGCLRKYPRANEVCVFKIPDSLSFKDAVSLTLPGLTACHSVLNLARVQENDKVLIHSAADSAGQIAVMLAQKMGAQVFSTVPTTAEKQSISDTLGLNVEHIFDSNSPSLTEDIKRVTGGEGVDLLLDCSRDTLRTLLSCVTDGGRVVSLHIRDNSENSTMAVEILSRNLTFSSNDMLRLKPKVLRQLTETMMQLQAEDKIQPPQPLPALKISDIKDGFKQLQEENTVERVIVTAEPGDVVPQFVQDRRPWTFDGDSTYLVAGGSGGLGRAIIRWMADRGAKHLIVPSRSGATSQAAAHLVAELTSRGVNIVAPKCDVSVREDVALMLEECSQTMPPIKGCINAAMVLQDANFQSNMTFQQWNLTMRSKINTSKNLHELLPKDLNFFILLSSLAGVVGQMASANYAGGCAYQDALAKCRRAQGMNALSLDIG; encoded by the exons ATGCCGCAATATAGCCAGCCACTCGCAACAGCTATACAGATTGCCTTGGTCGACCTCCTCGCAAGTTTCAGTATCACTCCCAAGGTAGTTATTGGCCATTCTTCAGGTGAGATCGCCGCAGC ATATGCATCAGGTGGGCTATCTCTAGAGTCCGCTTGCAGAGTGTCCTACTTCCGTGGTCTTTTGGCTGGAAGGCTAAGGGAGGCCAACACATCATCTCCAGGCGCCATGCTGTCCATTAACTTGGCGCCGCATCACGTCCCGGATTATCTGGACAAAACACGCATCACTACCGTCAACGTTGCATGCATTAACAGTCCGCTCAATGTCACGCTATCGGGGCCTGAAGACGCCAtcgacaaggccaagtcCCAGGCTGATCAGGATGGTATCTTTGcgcagaagctcaagaccgAAGTTGCATATCACTCACAATCCATGAAGGCCATCGCGAGCGAGTACCTTGCTGCACTTGGAGGGCTCACTAAGAGAAAGGATGGTGCTAGCATCCCAATGGTCTCGTCTGTCACTGGTAAAAGCATATCTCCAGAGACACTATCGACTGGTCAATACTGGGTCGACAATATGCTATCATCTGTCCGATTCGCTGAGGTAGTGCATGTCATTGCAAACAAGACCTCAGCCCGCAAACTTGGCTTGGGCAACATCACTGATCTCGTCGAGATTGGTCCTCATCCAGCTCTTCGAAGGCCCGTGAAAGACACCATTGATGAGCTGGCTAGTGCGGCAAAGGGAGTAAGATACACCTTTGTCTTGCATAGATCTCACCCAGCACCGCAGACCACTCTAGACCTTGCTGGACAACTCTTCTGCCAAGGCTATCCCGTTTCGGTCTCGGCAGTCAACCAACAAAGCACGAAAGAGAAGTTCCTTGTTGACTGCCCCAAATATCCGTTCGACAGATCACAGCGATACTGGGCTGAGTCACGTCTAAGCAGAGACTTTAGGCTGCGGGAAGCTGTCAAGGGTGAGTTGCTTGGGGCGAGGGTGTCTGACTGGAACCCACTTGAGCCTCGATGGAGGAACTTTTGGAGCATTGACTCATCCCCTTGGACTAGAGACCACAAG ATCAGTGAGACTATTCTGTTTCCGGCATCTGGCATGCTACTCATGGCTATCGAGGCAGCTCAAGAGATGGTTGCATCAGACCGTGCTGTCTTTGGGTACAATATTGAGAAAGCTGAGTTTTTGAACCCCATAATCGTGCGAGAGACTTGGGAAGATCGGCTCGAGACGCAAGTCCGCCTACGAGTTGTCGACAAACAACAGAAGACAAAGTATGATGTTAGTATCTTCACTTACTCGCGTAACGAGTGGGTTGATTGTTTGACTGCAAGCATTTCGGTCGAGTATCAGGACACCGACAGGAACGGAGAGCGACGAGTAAACCACGAGCACATCCGGTGTCAGTATCAGAGTGTAGCTCAGACGTGTACTTCGCCTATCGACTCTCGTGTCTTCTACCATGATGCAGCAGCGGTTGGACTGCAATACGGTGATTGGTTCCAGCTCATGCGCAACATCAAGTGGGATGGTAAGACCTCAGCTGTGGCCAGTGTTGATCTGTCACAGTCGaagttcaacatcaagagcCTTGTTCATCCGGCAGTCCTGGACCAAGCCTTTCAAGTTCTTCGAGCCAGCTCAGGCCAACAACCCGCAACCAATGTCCCCGTAAGACTCGAAAATGCATGGTTCTCCTCCAAAGTATGGACGACACCTTCGGTTCAGTGGATCTCTGAAGCGACGCCAACTGTCCATGGCTACGGGGAACAGGGCAAGGTGGTTGCTTTGAGTGAGGATGGAGAAGTCCTCTGCTATATTGGACGTGCACTTACATCAGCTGTCTCGGGCGGAATGACccaaaaggaaaagaagctgGTCTACTCCATTGAGTGGAAACCGCAGTTTAGCATGCTCGACTCCGCCCGACTCACACGACTATGTGCCGCTAATGCTGTGCCGAAAGACGATAGCGCTGTCCTGGAGAATCACTCGAAGCTCTGCCATACACTAGAGATCGTTGCTGCTCGTGTACTGAAGCATATCGACAACTCTAAAATTCCGGCCGAGTTGCAACGCCATGTCGAGTGGATGGAGCACCACGTTAGCAAGCTATCCGCCGATCATCAGGATGAAGCAACGAAGATCAGTGACGAGGAGCTCGAGTCTCGCCTGGCGGAGGTTGACTCTGTCCTCCCAGCGTGGAAGCTATACACGACGTGTGCACGAAAGCTACCCGAGATTCTAACCGGAGAGCTAGACCCTCTACAGGTCGTCTTTGAGTCTGACCAGGCCGATATCTTCTACTCCGATCTCTTCAGGAACCTCTGCGCAGATGGTCAACTCAACTATCTACTTGACTTGGCGTCACACGAGAACCCAGCTCTGAGAGTTTTAGAAGTCGGTGCTGGCACAGGTGGTATGACGGGACATGTCATTTCGGCTCTACAAGAACGTGAGAAGCGGACTGGAGGACTGGCGTTCTCAGAGTATACATACAGCGACATATCGCCCGCCTTCTTCGAGGCTGCGAGTCAGAGGTGGCCAGACCTCAAAGCGCAAGACCGCATCACTTTCAAGACACTCGATCTGGACCGTAGTATCGACAGTCAAGGCTTTGAGCCTGGGTCTTATGACTTGGTCATCGCAGCGAGTGTGCTCCACGCAACTCCATACCTAGAAGCCACTATACGCAATGTTCGCAACGCTTTGAAGCCAGGTGGTCGCCTGATCCTCCTCGAGGTTATCGACCCCGATGATATCGCCACCAACTTCATGGCTGGCCTTGTGCCAGGCTGGTGGGTTGCTCGCGAGGAGTGGAGACCCCATTCCGCTGCTGTACCGGAACATCTTTGGGATAAGTGCCTCAAGGACAACGGCTTCTCGGGTAATGACTTAGTGATTCGAGATTATCAAGATAATCAGTGTCACATTATGAGCGTTATTGTCACCACTGCTAGTGAAATTGAGCAGAAGGTTGATGAAATGGTGGACAAAGGCCGTTTGGTGATGCTCATTGGCAACGAGGCGTCAACGAAGGAGAGGGAGCTTGCAAATCAGGTTCGCGAAAGAGTCGATACTAAACTAGGGCGACATGTTACTGTCGTTCCCTTCGTGGTTGGCACATTTCAGAAAGAATTATCCAATTTGACAAGTGATGATCTGGTCATCTGCCTCGCCGAGGCTGGAGACAAACCTCTTCTCTCAGCTCTCTCGGGAGAACAGTTCAGATGTCTCCAGTTCTTGACCAGCAAAGTCTCCAACCTCCTATGGGTTACTTCGCCAAACAACAGGAGCACAGAGTGTCCAGACTATAGTGTCGCTCAGGGCTTCTTCCGTTCCATCCGCGCTGAGCAGCCTGATACTCATATCGTCACACTAGCAATAGACGGAGAGATGGCTCAAGCTTCACAGGCAGGGTTCATCTCAGAAGTCTACAAGGCAGCATTTGACACTAGAATGCCGTCAAAGGAGGTCGAGTACATCGTTCGAGATGGGGTCATCACTACAGGCCGCGCAATTCGAGATATGGAAACTGATACCGCACTACGATCCCTTGTTTCGAAACATCTACAACAGAAATCCTGGGGCGAAGGGCCAGCGTTGAAACTTGGTATCAGGCAGCCAGGATCACTTGACTCACTTCAATTTGTAGAAGACCAGTCGCATGCTGAGGAACTCGGTCCTCGCGATGTCGAGATCGAAGCATTGGCCTGGGGTCTAACCTCTCGCGATCTCGATATTTCTCTTGGTCACCCTGACAAGCGAACCGAGGAGTTCGGCGGTGACTGCGTTGGTGTTATCACTCGTATTGGGAAGAAGTGCAGTAATACCATTCGTGTAGGAGATCGCGTCGCTATGGTTTCTCCTGGTTGCTTGAGGAAGTATCCTCGCGCCAACGAAGTCTGCGTTTTCAAGATTCCCGACTCGCTCAGCTTCAAAGATGCGGTCTCGCTCACACTTCCCGGCTTGACTGCATGCCATTCTGTTCTCAATCTTGCTCGGGTACAAGAGAATGACAAAGTCTTGATTCACTCGGCTGCGGACAGTGCAGGTCAGATTGCAGTCATGCTTGCCCAGAAGATGGGTGCTCAAGTGTTTTCTACTGTGCCGACAACGGCTGAGAAGCAATCCATAAGTGATACCTTGGGCCTGAATGTAGAACATATCTTTGACAGCAACTCCCCATCTCTGACTGAAGATATCAAGAGAGTCACTGGAGGAGAAGGTGTTGATTTGTTGCTCGACTGTTCCCGGGACACGCTACGCACATTACTGTCTTGCGTTACTGATGGGGGACGTGTCGTTAGCCTTCATATTCGGGATAATTCAGAAAACTCTACCATGGCCGTCgagatcttgtcaagaaatCTCACCTTCTCGTCCAATGACATGTTGCGTCTGAAGCCCAAGGTACTGCGCCAGCTGACAGAAACGATGATGCAGCTCCAAGCGGAGGATAAGATCCAACCACCCCAGCCTTTGCCAGCCTTGAAGATATCCGATATCAAAGACGGCTTCAAGCAACTGCAAGAAGAGAATACCGTTGAGCGTGTGATAGTAACTGCAGAACCAGGAGATGTAGTTCCG CAATTTGTTCAAGACCGCCGCCCATGGACGTTCGATGGCGACTCTACCTATTTAGTAGCTGGTGGATCTGGAGGTCTCGGTCGAGCCATTATCAGATGGATGGCTGATAGGGGCGCCAAGCACCTTATTGTCCCCTCTCGATCTGGAGCAACATCTCAAGCAGCAGCTCATTTGGTGGCAGAGCTGACATCCCGCGGAGTCAATATCGTTGCTCCAAAGTGCGATGTGTCTGTCCGAGAAGATGTGGCACTCATGCTGGAAGAATGCTCTCAGACCATGCCCCCTATCAAGGGCTGCATCAACGCCGCAATGGTTCTGCAAGACGCCAATTTTCAGAGTAACATGACATTCCAGCAGTGGAACCTCACAATGCGGTCCAAGATCAACACCTCCAAGAACTTGCATGAACTTCTGCCCAAGGacctcaacttcttcatcctcctgtCCTCTCTGGCTGGTGTCGTTGGTCAGATGGCCAGTGCAAACTATGCCGGTGGCTGCGCATACCAAGATGCCCTGGCCAAATGTCGTCGAGCGCAGGGAATGAATGCACTGTCTCTTGATATCGGATAG
- a CDS encoding hypothetical protein (EggNog:ENOG41): MTGFDSYDTLENHQSSVLEIPQLGRSGLEHGIQYMLRSVEKIPDGTGNTTWDIRQMAVYHKFDFIHGKAFWLNIKTDNSMSRRIKEAMAEDPIINSALSKDISGSFAATLRTHLVHLEWCDKSSREYIYDIHGEIRKTLKGFKEAQTGKKYDIHSSSPVEHVGSGMQPKTIETNGLRHSFSRRLTEEIEDLTDLDRLPFRESEKLDSYFEQLETFSLVLQLHRQTLRDIADHYESLAARDSLPSEMVTRSFYSDLDSFSYRIGRIQKNLEVCVTQVKFLMSWLRKERELVGLFISVNERTVLTPTCLPV; this comes from the coding sequence ATGACTGGTTTCGACAGCTACGATACCCTCGAGAATCACCAATCAAGTGTTCTGGAGATTCCGCAGCTTGGCCGTTCTGGTTTGGAGCATGGCATCCAGTATATGCTGCGATCTGTCGAAAAAATTCCTGATGGTACGGGGAACACAACGTGGGATATTCGTCAGATGGCTGTTTATCACAAGTTCGATTTCATACATGGAAAGGCATTTTGGCTGAACATCAAGACCGATAATAGCATGTCTAGAAGGATTAAAGAGGCAATGGCAGAAGATCCGATCATTAATTCCGCGTTGAGTAAGGACATATCCGGCTCCTTTGCTGCAACACTGCGCACGCATCTTGTCCATCTTGAATGGTGTGACAAGTCTTCGAGAGAGTACATCTACGACATACATGGCGAGATCCGGAAGACGTTGAAGGGTTTCAAGGAGGCTCAAACTGGCAAAAAATACGATATTCACTCTTCGTCGCCAGTAGAGCACGTTGGGAGTGGGATGCAGCCCAAGACTATCGAAACCAATGGTCTACGGCACTCGTTTTCCCGCCGACTGACTGAGGAGATCGAGGACCTTACAGACCTCGATAGATTGCCGTTCAGAGAATCTGAGAAGCTCGACTCCTACTTTGAGCAACTAGAGACTTTTTCACTGGTGCTACAACTCCACAGGCAGACTTTGCGCGACATCGCAGATCATTACGAAAGCTTGGCTGCGCGCGATAGTCTGCCGAGCGAGATGGTCACAAGGTCCTTCTACAGCGACTTGGACTCATTTTCCTACCGGATAGGTCGCATCCAAAAGAACTTGGAAGTCTGTGTAACTCAAGTCAAGTTCCTGATGTCTTGGCTGCGAAAGGAAAGGGAGCTGGTAGGACTGTTCATTTCTGTCAATGAACGCACAGTGCTGACTCCAACTTGTCTTCCAGTTTGA